From a region of the Methanobrevibacter sp. V74 genome:
- a CDS encoding KEOPS complex subunit Pcc1 has protein sequence MIDESPLEHVKSNIAVEFESSNQAEIIYDAIILEFETAPDFRSSMTIELDGSNIMINIDADDSTSFRASVNSAIKWIKLALEINTLTD, from the coding sequence ATGATTGATGAAAGTCCTCTGGAACATGTGAAAAGTAATATAGCTGTTGAATTTGAAAGTAGCAATCAAGCTGAAATTATTTATGATGCAATAATTTTAGAATTTGAAACTGCTCCGGATTTTAGATCATCCATGACAATTGAGTTAGATGGATCTAATATTATGATTAATATTGATGCAGATGATTCTACTTCATTTAGAGCTTCTGTTAACTCGGCAATTAAGTGGATTAAATTAGCATTAGAAATAAATACTTTAACAGATTAA
- a CDS encoding prefoldin subunit beta, translating to MEIPENIQEQLNQFQQLQQQAQAITMQIQNVEVQVQETEKALEELKKTDENTEVFKQAGTLLIKVEYADALADMEDKLETLQLRKQTMARQEERVMKKLEEMQSNIQAAMQGTGQ from the coding sequence ATGGAGATTCCTGAAAATATTCAAGAACAATTAAACCAGTTTCAACAATTACAACAACAAGCTCAAGCTATAACTATGCAAATTCAAAATGTTGAAGTACAGGTTCAAGAAACTGAAAAAGCATTAGAAGAACTTAAAAAAACTGATGAAAATACCGAAGTATTCAAACAAGCTGGTACTTTACTTATTAAAGTAGAATATGCAGATGCTTTAGCTGATATGGAAGATAAGTTAGAAACTCTTCAATTAAGAAAACAAACTATGGCTCGTCAAGAAGAAAGAGTTATGAAAAAACTTGAAGAGATGCAAAGTAATATTCAAGCAGCTATGCAAGGTACGGGCCAATAG
- a CDS encoding DUF3194 domain-containing protein: protein MSKLKVLTQDDLATISDDFGEILENEVSKALPSKEIEDLDLDIVLDYKDNQLDVDVDVGVSFDELSDITQEKIFQAIDEAYIRFDSYIDDNCRV, encoded by the coding sequence ATGTCAAAACTTAAAGTATTAACTCAAGATGATTTGGCAACTATTTCTGATGACTTTGGTGAAATTTTAGAAAATGAAGTTTCAAAAGCATTACCTTCAAAGGAAATCGAAGATTTAGATTTGGACATTGTTCTAGATTATAAAGACAATCAATTAGATGTTGATGTTGATGTTGGAGTTAGTTTTGATGAGTTATCTGATATTACTCAAGAAAAAATCTTTCAAGCCATTGATGAAGCTTATATAAGATTTGATTCCTATATTGATGATAATTGCAGAGTTTAA
- a CDS encoding HisA/HisF family protein, translated as MIKKIPVIDLKQHQAVSGKSGMRDTYQLLNTVFAKSASPVEIAQGLKLNGADEMYIADLDLIESKGHNINEIKMVNTILPVMFDGGVKNCEAFEFFLDYAYKVIVPTETIESIEEMEKIFEKYPKERIVVSIDTKNNELLANHLDMTLSELKDVLIRLDSNEIILLDISSVGTEKGYNEKLLNEFSELKEKLIIAGGVNKDSLSELESLGIKKVLIGTSLHSGEVKLLD; from the coding sequence ATGATTAAAAAAATTCCAGTAATAGATTTAAAACAACATCAAGCTGTAAGTGGCAAATCCGGAATGAGGGACACTTATCAACTTTTAAATACTGTTTTTGCAAAATCCGCTAGTCCTGTGGAAATAGCTCAAGGTTTAAAACTCAATGGTGCTGATGAAATGTATATTGCGGATTTAGATTTGATTGAATCAAAAGGACACAATATCAATGAGATTAAAATGGTCAACACAATACTTCCAGTAATGTTTGATGGTGGAGTTAAAAATTGCGAAGCATTTGAATTTTTCCTTGATTATGCCTACAAGGTCATTGTTCCAACAGAAACTATTGAAAGCATTGAAGAGATGGAAAAAATCTTTGAAAAATATCCAAAAGAGAGGATTGTTGTAAGTATTGACACTAAAAATAATGAATTGCTTGCTAATCATTTGGATATGACATTGTCTGAATTAAAAGATGTTTTAATAAGACTTGATTCTAATGAAATTATTCTTTTAGATATTAGTAGTGTCGGTACTGAAAAAGGATATAATGAAAAATTATTAAATGAATTCAGTGAACTGAAAGAAAAATTAATAATTGCTGGTGGAGTAAATAAAGATTCTTTAAGTGAATTAGAGTCATTAGGTATAAAAAAAGTATTAATTGGAACTAGTCTTCATTCAGGAGAAGTCAAACTCCTAGACTAG
- a CDS encoding PfkB family carbohydrate kinase, translated as MTLVIIGPVTKDLVIIGDDEFHKVGGATYFQSFVFEEFYKDYLAITNCSDESLVNDFPDLEKVKVIKKEDTHFFINNYPNKDNLDIREQSSNFANIPILPSDLEGILPEKIDGFVINPLNRYDFPVETIEYLKSFDVPVFLSIQGFLRLPDVQVNENYTLKLDSFDKLDSILSNVNAIFMDESEAKIIGVGYDVDEIVITDGSHGSRIICGREIKIDAVECEDIVDTTGCGDTYMAAYVSYRLNNYSIVKSGDFASLIASEKLRNFGHF; from the coding sequence ATGACACTAGTTATTATTGGGCCGGTTACTAAAGATTTAGTTATTATTGGAGATGATGAGTTTCACAAAGTAGGTGGAGCAACTTACTTTCAAAGTTTTGTTTTTGAGGAATTTTACAAGGATTACTTAGCTATCACTAACTGTTCAGATGAAAGTTTAGTTAATGATTTTCCGGATTTGGAGAAAGTCAAAGTAATTAAGAAAGAAGATACTCATTTTTTTATAAACAATTATCCCAATAAAGATAATTTGGATATACGTGAGCAATCCAGTAATTTTGCCAATATTCCAATTTTACCTTCAGATTTGGAGGGGATTTTACCTGAAAAAATTGATGGATTTGTTATAAATCCACTTAACAGGTATGATTTTCCAGTTGAAACTATTGAATATTTAAAAAGTTTCGATGTTCCTGTGTTCTTATCAATACAAGGATTTTTAAGACTTCCAGATGTGCAAGTAAATGAAAACTATACCTTAAAATTAGATAGCTTTGATAAGTTGGACAGTATTTTATCAAATGTTAATGCAATATTCATGGATGAATCTGAAGCAAAGATAATCGGCGTTGGCTATGATGTAGATGAAATAGTTATAACTGATGGAAGTCATGGGTCTAGGATTATTTGCGGCCGTGAAATCAAAATAGATGCTGTTGAATGTGAGGATATAGTTGATACTACAGGATGCGGCGATACTTATATGGCCGCTTATGTTTCATATAGGCTTAACAATTATTCTATTGTAAAATCAGGTGATTTTGCTTCTTTAATTGCTAGTGAAAAATTAAGAAATTTTGGCCATTTTTAA
- a CDS encoding DUF3320 domain-containing protein: MLNKSNNIIEKEFKNLRRELLDLTLRNQLLNFKTRAKTITIVNQTPINLFQTLVLQDSKMYFVANKKDKIEDKSSVWDHIPFDFSKFSEGDKKLATDLTPKELQKRLYYINNQAKTMLQEQGYNILYLAIGFLEWKDKSKPKQKNNAPLVLIPVAMERKKVGESFNLEWTGEDIQTNISLKAKLLEAGIELPDFEFKKYGEVIDHYIASVRRAVSRMDGWKVNSNVALGFFSFTKFVMYNDLNPEAWEDNVDLTKNELIQAIFNPAKNNQEAFREEDIDTQLEYQNMYQVLDADSSQIAAIQDVKAGRNLVVEGPPGTGKSQTIVNLIAELLAEGKSVLFVSEKMAALDVVKDRLTAVGLGKFVLELHSHKTRRKKFLKDLQKATNVRAQEPLNIDNTIRKLETLRRQLDDYSQIIHKPAFAVNLTPFQLYGMKESADDHFARKDALMPLVRFENPESVTLKDLDDMKIALENLSELYQTISKENPWSKCAPKSLLPADLREIEMLINDTLHALDTFLVERGRVYDIYGIKKPNTLNEFQNSLSAFEIIKSQNAESIDGNIIKSGAWNNNTDDAFRLIQELEKYQRSAPALNKFNQSILQADIDRLIYELQHLSTKKFRLFSSKQHIEIVDRYYAIQVPDSISEIINDLQQVKAVIHMRKTLEINSPLGQKYYGGYWHLNANPNDLKAIASWMNEFTALVREGTFSQNTIDLMSKDLFDINPERDLSEYIDSGEEFVRVLSRLKDKLNPRSKLIFKRETGDVQFEAWQEQLYNWRGQLSSLHLWSQYLNTKNALKSSNAKMFVDSIEKRNIKKEDIEALVEGNFADSLLNILFLENHELATFVGELHENRIREFKDLDKKILTLNRKRIYHKLNSNIPKIFGGTENPQAKILAGEFTRKSGHMPVRKLLEKTGGMIKQIKPCFMMSPLSIAQYLDPTNEELQFDVVIFDEASQVKPEDALGAFMRGKTAVVMGDTQQLPPTSFFDQMSDAESDEEEATSLDMESILHLCKLSFPVKMLKWHYRSRHESLISVSNREFYDDDLLVYPSPSHSDPELGLKFRYNPNTVYLRGTSSKNPIEAKDVVDEIFNHFEKYGDSKSLGVGTFSVAQKNAILEELEVKRKEHPEYEPLFSDNKEERFFVKNLETIQGDERDVILISVGYGYDQDRKMSLNFGPLNQDGGERRLNVLITRAREKCVVFSNFKAHDMNLTANPPYGVKSLKEFLEYAENLTLGTQKVSESTKEPFEDAIASFLQENGYTVDKNIGCAGFRVDLAIVDDENPGKYILGITTDGKMYSSSKVARDRDRLREQVLTGLGWKLYHLWSTDWYRNRDLGRKKLLENVEKSIKASREEERCRSEEEKRLAEKRRLEAEKKAEELRIAHEKEEAERKAKEEEEANEINIEDIGPADFVEVEKVDDGDILEKPIDVSKLNPSDLFGNEDEVNPSINNDESEVKGESEFVSVEMPKSEFGEDDSEFVSVESPSDDEEIQGSDELSDSSEVENSSSEEEVHKRDDLVDSSEVEASGGDEDTPKSSDNAKIGEFNEEISAEDNADEDVGSQSLGNKIKSFINPNSAEEEDKKVSFFDSLKFHKDLGDNSNLDDDLKPNLDETPDIDVNSREESIVDNKVDLGSDDDYIPVDHNEEVVEKTTTKEVPNVKFSSKIDKDIKEPIVEEKPKKGLKTNANKKSSSKKDKNLHIVPDVTPEKEHVIDDKVDLGSDDDYIIVDHSDDEDLSFNIKPEEKVDLGSDDDYIVVDHGGSDVESDIDERVDLGSDDDYIVVDHGGDDVSSNDVSNEEKNLASDDNSQIMDKQPVNSKSKHSNFVKSIISDVVVGETKLKPQEVKTVKGEFIDDVTELHKPSPKEDFVVEAEIVNDDDSYALGDDSEDELNIFNDNLPDWDNDDSDDILNIVEDAKKEYIDETFDNIEIDGDKKVFDLEDDDSNEEYDINESESETPKIDNNDVEIQDAETSEVVEETDINEATGDGVTYYQGSNDVTSKLRKNNFYYEDEKPRTVKESIKGIKKDMAYINKSLKEIENPTQIDYVSVVDRTEEYDPADYLNMPEDDSDLIIEKEEGLTFAEKEEQRIEKEMKMEALKKEIESDEDVIVPVHEQHRREDLKDQDLEDIILSANEDYKQIEKERHRQDNQLKAFDNHKLPGKKKLESNIFNYVQSGDIGLSSSDDLYKKSIDTVADSVKLIVDIEGPIHVNEVTKRIKDSCHIKRAGSKLKKTVNAAIDNAESTGSIIKIGDFLYDASNNNVVIRKRDKPNIELISDEEIAKSIELVLTYNKNITTGQIAKKTSRNFGFKSTSKKTASRINSVLDLMIANNTVKITDDIVELN, from the coding sequence ATGTTAAACAAGTCAAATAATATAATCGAAAAGGAATTTAAAAATTTACGTAGAGAGTTATTGGATTTAACTTTAAGAAATCAACTTCTTAATTTTAAAACAAGGGCTAAAACTATTACTATAGTAAATCAAACACCAATAAATCTTTTTCAAACTTTAGTTTTACAAGACAGTAAAATGTACTTTGTAGCTAATAAAAAGGATAAAATAGAAGATAAATCCTCAGTTTGGGATCATATTCCATTTGATTTTTCAAAGTTTTCAGAAGGAGATAAGAAATTAGCCACTGATTTAACTCCAAAAGAACTCCAAAAAAGGTTATATTACATTAATAACCAAGCAAAAACAATGCTTCAAGAGCAAGGTTATAATATTTTATACTTGGCCATTGGCTTTTTAGAGTGGAAGGATAAATCTAAACCAAAACAAAAGAACAATGCTCCTTTAGTATTGATTCCTGTTGCAATGGAGAGGAAAAAAGTAGGGGAATCATTTAATCTTGAATGGACTGGAGAGGATATTCAGACAAATATTTCACTTAAAGCTAAATTATTGGAAGCGGGCATTGAACTTCCAGATTTTGAATTTAAAAAATATGGTGAAGTCATTGATCATTACATCGCTAGCGTACGCCGTGCAGTATCTAGGATGGATGGATGGAAAGTTAACAGTAATGTAGCTTTAGGTTTCTTTAGTTTTACAAAATTTGTAATGTATAATGATTTAAACCCGGAAGCATGGGAAGATAATGTTGATTTAACTAAAAACGAATTAATACAAGCTATTTTTAATCCTGCTAAAAATAATCAAGAAGCTTTTAGAGAAGAAGATATTGATACTCAATTAGAATATCAAAACATGTATCAGGTTCTTGATGCTGATTCATCTCAAATTGCAGCTATCCAGGATGTTAAAGCAGGTAGAAATTTAGTTGTAGAAGGACCTCCGGGAACTGGTAAATCACAAACAATCGTAAATTTAATAGCTGAATTATTGGCAGAAGGCAAATCAGTTTTATTTGTTTCAGAAAAAATGGCAGCATTGGATGTTGTAAAAGACAGATTGACTGCAGTTGGTTTAGGTAAATTCGTTTTAGAATTACATTCACATAAAACAAGACGTAAAAAATTCCTTAAAGACTTGCAAAAGGCTACAAATGTACGTGCTCAAGAGCCTTTAAATATCGATAATACCATTCGCAAATTAGAAACTTTACGTCGTCAACTTGATGATTATTCTCAAATTATTCATAAACCTGCATTTGCAGTTAATTTAACTCCATTCCAATTATATGGGATGAAAGAATCAGCTGATGACCATTTTGCTAGAAAAGATGCTTTAATGCCATTAGTCAGATTTGAAAATCCTGAAAGTGTTACTTTAAAAGATTTGGATGATATGAAAATAGCTTTGGAAAATCTATCTGAATTATATCAAACAATTTCTAAGGAGAATCCATGGAGCAAATGCGCTCCTAAAAGTTTGCTTCCAGCTGATTTAAGAGAAATAGAAATGCTTATTAATGATACTCTTCATGCGCTGGATACTTTCTTGGTGGAACGTGGAAGGGTTTATGATATTTATGGAATTAAAAAACCAAATACTTTAAATGAGTTTCAAAATTCTCTATCTGCCTTTGAAATAATCAAATCTCAAAATGCAGAATCGATTGACGGAAATATAATTAAATCAGGGGCATGGAATAATAATACTGATGATGCATTTAGATTGATTCAGGAGCTTGAAAAATACCAAAGATCCGCACCGGCATTAAATAAATTTAATCAAAGTATCCTACAGGCAGATATTGATAGGTTAATATATGAGTTACAGCATTTATCCACTAAGAAATTCCGTTTATTTAGCAGTAAACAACATATTGAAATTGTTGATAGATATTATGCCATTCAAGTTCCAGACAGTATCAGTGAAATCATAAATGATCTGCAACAAGTAAAAGCCGTAATTCACATGAGAAAAACTTTAGAAATCAATAGTCCTTTAGGTCAAAAATATTATGGAGGATATTGGCATCTAAATGCAAATCCTAATGATTTAAAAGCTATTGCTAGTTGGATGAATGAATTTACTGCATTAGTTAGGGAAGGAACATTTTCACAGAATACCATTGACTTAATGAGTAAAGATTTATTTGATATTAATCCTGAAAGAGATTTATCTGAGTATATTGATTCTGGTGAAGAATTCGTAAGAGTCTTATCAAGACTTAAAGATAAATTAAATCCAAGAAGTAAATTAATCTTTAAACGGGAAACCGGGGATGTACAATTTGAAGCATGGCAAGAACAGTTGTATAATTGGAGAGGACAACTATCAAGTCTTCATTTATGGTCCCAATACTTGAATACTAAAAATGCACTTAAAAGCTCTAATGCTAAAATGTTTGTGGATTCAATTGAAAAGAGAAACATTAAAAAAGAGGATATTGAAGCATTAGTTGAAGGAAACTTCGCAGATTCACTTTTAAATATATTATTCCTTGAAAATCATGAACTTGCAACATTTGTTGGTGAATTACATGAAAATCGTATTCGTGAATTTAAGGATTTAGATAAAAAGATTTTAACACTAAACCGTAAAAGAATTTACCATAAATTAAACAGCAATATTCCAAAGATATTTGGAGGAACAGAAAATCCACAAGCAAAAATATTAGCTGGAGAGTTTACAAGAAAAAGTGGGCACATGCCAGTTAGAAAACTCTTGGAAAAAACTGGTGGAATGATAAAACAAATTAAACCTTGTTTTATGATGAGTCCATTGTCTATTGCCCAATACTTAGATCCGACAAATGAGGAATTGCAATTTGATGTTGTTATTTTTGACGAAGCAAGTCAAGTTAAACCAGAAGATGCATTAGGTGCATTTATGAGAGGAAAAACTGCTGTAGTTATGGGGGATACTCAACAATTGCCTCCAACATCATTTTTCGACCAAATGTCTGATGCTGAAAGCGATGAAGAAGAGGCAACCTCTCTTGACATGGAAAGTATTTTACATTTATGTAAATTATCATTCCCAGTTAAAATGCTTAAATGGCACTATCGTTCACGCCATGAATCCTTAATTTCCGTATCAAATCGTGAATTTTATGATGATGACTTGTTAGTTTATCCTTCACCTTCACATTCAGATCCTGAACTTGGTTTAAAATTTAGATATAATCCAAATACTGTATATTTAAGAGGAACATCATCTAAAAATCCTATAGAGGCAAAAGATGTTGTTGATGAAATATTCAATCACTTTGAAAAGTATGGTGATAGTAAAAGTTTAGGTGTTGGAACATTTTCTGTTGCTCAGAAAAATGCAATCTTAGAGGAATTAGAGGTAAAACGTAAAGAACACCCGGAATATGAACCATTGTTCTCAGATAACAAGGAAGAACGTTTCTTTGTCAAAAACCTTGAAACAATTCAGGGAGATGAAAGGGATGTTATTTTGATTAGTGTAGGTTATGGTTATGACCAAGACCGTAAAATGTCTCTTAATTTTGGTCCACTAAACCAAGATGGTGGAGAAAGAAGATTAAATGTATTAATCACACGTGCAAGAGAGAAATGCGTAGTATTCTCAAACTTTAAAGCTCATGATATGAATCTAACAGCTAACCCACCATATGGTGTCAAATCATTAAAAGAATTCTTGGAATATGCAGAAAACTTAACACTTGGAACTCAAAAGGTTAGTGAATCAACTAAAGAACCTTTTGAAGATGCAATAGCAAGCTTTTTACAAGAAAATGGTTATACTGTTGACAAAAATATTGGTTGTGCGGGTTTTAGAGTGGATTTAGCTATTGTTGATGATGAAAATCCTGGAAAATATATTTTGGGAATTACAACTGATGGAAAAATGTATTCATCAAGTAAAGTAGCTCGGGACAGGGACAGGCTTCGTGAACAAGTATTAACTGGTTTAGGTTGGAAACTATATCACTTATGGTCTACTGATTGGTATAGAAACAGAGACTTAGGTCGTAAAAAATTATTAGAAAACGTTGAAAAATCTATCAAAGCGTCTCGTGAAGAAGAAAGATGTAGGTCTGAAGAAGAGAAAAGATTAGCTGAAAAAAGAAGATTGGAAGCTGAAAAGAAAGCTGAAGAATTACGTATTGCTCATGAAAAAGAAGAAGCTGAAAGAAAAGCGAAAGAAGAAGAGGAAGCTAATGAAATCAACATTGAAGATATTGGACCTGCTGACTTTGTTGAAGTTGAAAAAGTAGATGATGGAGATATTTTAGAAAAGCCTATTGATGTAAGTAAACTTAATCCCTCAGATTTATTCGGCAATGAGGATGAAGTTAATCCCTCAATTAATAATGACGAATCAGAAGTTAAAGGGGAATCTGAATTTGTCAGTGTTGAAATGCCTAAAAGTGAATTTGGAGAAGATGACTCGGAATTTGTCAGTGTTGAATCTCCTAGTGATGATGAAGAAATTCAAGGTAGTGATGAGTTATCAGACAGTAGTGAAGTTGAAAATTCTAGCAGTGAGGAAGAAGTTCACAAACGTGATGATTTAGTGGACAGTAGTGAAGTTGAAGCTTCTGGTGGTGATGAAGACACTCCAAAATCAAGTGATAATGCTAAAATAGGTGAATTTAATGAGGAGATATCTGCAGAAGATAATGCTGATGAAGATGTTGGATCTCAATCTTTAGGCAATAAAATAAAATCATTTATTAATCCTAATTCTGCCGAAGAAGAGGATAAAAAAGTATCATTCTTTGATTCTCTTAAATTCCATAAAGATTTAGGTGATAATTCTAATTTGGATGATGATTTAAAACCTAATTTGGATGAAACTCCCGATATTGATGTTAATTCTAGAGAGGAGTCTATAGTTGATAATAAAGTGGATTTAGGTTCTGATGATGATTATATTCCTGTTGACCATAATGAGGAGGTAGTTGAAAAGACAACAACTAAAGAAGTTCCGAATGTGAAATTTAGCAGTAAAATAGACAAAGATATTAAAGAACCTATTGTTGAAGAAAAACCTAAAAAAGGTTTAAAAACTAATGCTAATAAAAAGTCTTCCTCTAAAAAAGATAAAAATCTTCATATTGTTCCTGATGTTACTCCTGAAAAAGAACATGTAATTGATGATAAAGTGGATTTGGGTTCTGATGATGATTATATTATTGTTGATCATAGTGATGATGAAGATTTGAGTTTTAATATTAAACCTGAAGAAAAGGTTGATTTAGGTTCTGATGATGATTATATTGTTGTTGATCATGGTGGTAGTGATGTGGAATCTGATATTGATGAAAGGGTTGATTTAGGTTCTGATGATGATTATATTGTTGTTGATCATGGTGGTGATGATGTAAGTTCTAATGATGTGTCTAATGAAGAAAAGAATTTAGCATCAGATGATAACTCACAGATAATGGATAAACAACCAGTAAATAGCAAATCTAAACATTCAAATTTCGTAAAATCAATTATATCTGATGTTGTAGTCGGAGAAACTAAATTAAAACCTCAGGAAGTTAAAACGGTTAAAGGAGAATTCATTGATGATGTCACAGAATTGCACAAACCATCTCCTAAGGAGGATTTTGTTGTAGAAGCTGAAATTGTTAATGATGATGATTCCTATGCTTTGGGAGATGATTCAGAAGATGAATTGAACATATTCAATGATAATTTGCCTGATTGGGATAATGATGATTCCGATGATATTTTAAACATTGTTGAAGATGCTAAAAAAGAGTACATTGATGAAACTTTTGATAATATTGAAATCGATGGTGATAAAAAAGTATTTGATTTGGAAGATGATGATTCCAATGAAGAATATGACATTAACGAATCAGAAAGTGAAACTCCAAAAATCGATAATAATGATGTGGAAATTCAAGATGCTGAAACTTCGGAGGTAGTTGAAGAAACTGATATAAACGAAGCTACAGGTGATGGAGTTACTTATTATCAAGGTTCAAATGATGTTACAAGTAAACTTAGAAAAAACAATTTCTACTATGAAGATGAAAAGCCTAGAACCGTAAAAGAGTCTATAAAAGGAATTAAAAAAGACATGGCATATATTAATAAATCTTTAAAGGAAATTGAAAACCCAACGCAAATTGATTATGTTTCTGTAGTTGACAGAACTGAAGAATATGATCCTGCTGACTATTTAAATATGCCTGAGGATGATTCTGATTTAATAATTGAAAAGGAAGAAGGATTAACTTTCGCTGAAAAAGAAGAGCAAAGAATTGAAAAAGAAATGAAAATGGAAGCTCTTAAAAAAGAAATCGAAAGCGATGAAGATGTTATTGTTCCGGTTCATGAACAACATAGAAGAGAAGATTTGAAAGACCAAGATTTGGAGGACATTATTCTATCAGCTAATGAAGATTACAAACAAATTGAAAAAGAAAGACACAGACAGGATAATCAATTAAAAGCTTTTGATAATCATAAATTGCCGGGTAAAAAGAAACTCGAATCCAATATTTTTAATTATGTTCAATCTGGAGACATTGGTCTTAGTTCATCAGATGATTTATATAAAAAGTCTATTGATACTGTGGCTGATAGTGTTAAATTAATTGTTGATATTGAAGGTCCAATTCATGTTAATGAAGTAACAAAAAGAATTAAAGATAGTTGCCATATTAAACGGGCCGGATCTAAATTGAAAAAAACTGTTAATGCTGCCATTGATAATGCAGAAAGCACTGGAAGCATTATCAAAATTGGGGACTTTTTATATGATGCTTCAAATAATAATGTAGTTATTAGAAAAAGGGATAAACCAAACATTGAATTAATCTCTGATGAGGAAATAGCTAAAAGTATTGAGCTTGTATTGACTTATAATAAAAATATCACTACTGGTCAAATTGCAAAAAAGACCTCACGTAATTTTGGATTTAAATCAACATCTAAAAAGACAGCTTCAAGAATTAATAGTGTTTTGGATTTAATGATAGCAAATAACACTGTTAAAATCACTGATGATATTGTTGAACTTAATTAG